The Ignavibacteria bacterium genomic interval ATTCAACCGATTACTGTGCGCAAAGTCGGCGATGAAAAATTTCAACTCATTTCCGGTGAACGACGTTTGCGCGCGTGTCAAGAACTCGGCAAAGAAAAAATTCCTGCGTACATAATGGAAGTACATTCCAATGAACAAATGCTCGAGTTTGCTCTCATCGAAAATTTACAGCGCGAGCATTTGAATCCGATTGAAATTGCCGTTTCGTATCAGCGTTTGATTGACGAATGTAAACTCACGCACGAACAAGTTTCGGAAAAAGTGGGGAAGAGCAGAACGGCGGTAACAAACAATTTGCGTTTGCTCAAACTTCCGCAGACAATTCAAGATGGCGTACGTGAAAAGAAAATTTCTGAAGGACACGCGCGAAGTTTGGCAGCGATTCCGACGGAGATGGAGCAACTTGTTGTGTTCAATAAAATTGTGAAGTTTGATTTGTCGGTGAGAAAAGTTGAACAGATTGTGCAAGAGTACAATAAGGAAAATAAACTCCGAACA includes:
- a CDS encoding ParB/RepB/Spo0J family partition protein gives rise to the protein MNGKHKEPLGRGLAALIRPVQRQEALQQKVEEKIITEIRKENISEIDVAKISSNPFQPRKDFNQEALDELKQSIAQNGIIQPITVRKVGDEKFQLISGERRLRACQELGKEKIPAYIMEVHSNEQMLEFALIENLQREHLNPIEIAVSYQRLIDECKLTHEQVSEKVGKSRTAVTNNLRLLKLPQTIQDGVREKKISEGHARSLAAIPTEMEQLVVFNKIVKFDLSVRKVEQIVQEYNKENKLRTRIPKKYFPPNEVEEKLRNALGTKVMIKQKAKGNGEIVVEYYSLDDLERLIELISTTKN